The following coding sequences are from one Strigops habroptila isolate Jane chromosome 18, bStrHab1.2.pri, whole genome shotgun sequence window:
- the TMEM81 gene encoding transmembrane protein 81 has protein sequence MKTLGSSHILGLLLCAFHLPLGASFEGVTIPAELKSVVAKVVVNTTSCSVTCGLGFKLEELCEVTPAGGRQNCTVRRSACLTSWVCGLLHFTLPVGQPFQLSCLTSDITGNGSQTYSYTWRFAPGLITTKDVLFRPFRNPRPVVRFSPTKESDAGTYRCEVQVVKTFKVVKRVYFAIRVIHKDLVDLNFQKFLTWEQKLAASKVEENLETGVYEVQEEEPFWQGELFYQCLVGMGSGVTGGVLLSVVLHYLQEIWRRRRAAKQRAEI, from the coding sequence ATGAAGACCCTGGGGAGCAGCCACATCCTTGGGCTACTCCTTTGTGCTTTCCACCTGCCTTTGGGGGCTTCCTTTGAAGGAGTTACCATCCCCGCAGAGCTGAAGTCAGTCGTGGCCAAGGTTGTGGTGAACACCACGTCGTGCAGCGTCACCTGCGGGCTGGGCTTCAAGCTGGAGGAGCTGTGTGAGGTCACCCCGGCCGGCGGGAGGCAGAACTGCACCGTGCGCCGCTCCGCCTGCCTCACCAGCTGGGTCTGCGGCTTGCTCCACTTCACCCTCCCGGTGGGCCAACCCTTCCAGTTGAGCTGCCTGACCTCGGACATCACAGGCAATGGGAGCCAAACCTACAGCTATACCTGGAGGTTTGCCCCAGGCCTCATCACCACAAAGGACGTGCTGTTCAGACCTTTCAGAAACCCCAGGCCTGTTGTCAGGTTTTCCCCTACCAAGGAGTCGGATGCAGGGACTTACCGATGCGAAGTGCAGGTGGTGAAGACGTTCAAAGTCGTCAAGAGGGTCTACTTTGCAATCAGAGTGATCCACAAGGACTTGGTGGATCTGAACTTCCAAAAATTCCTGACTTGGGAACAGAAGTTAGCAGCAAGCAAGGTGGAAGAGAACCTAGAAACTGGCGTCTATGAAGTGCAGGAAGAGGAGCCCTTTTGGCAAGGAGAATTGTTTTATCAATGCTTGGTAGGAATGGGCAGTGGCGTGACAGGGGGTGTCTTGCTGAGCGTGGTGCTCCACTACTTGCAGGAGAtttggagaaggaggagagctGCAAAGCAACGAGCTGAGATTTAA